Part of the Zingiber officinale cultivar Zhangliang chromosome 6A, Zo_v1.1, whole genome shotgun sequence genome, GGCGTCGCTAGGCCTCTCGCCGGTCTCTTTTAGGCAAGCCATTCAGTATTGATAAGGGTGATGGTTAGGTGACAGGGAGCATCGGCGAAATCTTTGATTGTTGTTCTGGCGATCTTCCAGATTATAACAATCCTGTGTGTCGTGAGCGGCTGATCGGTGATATGTGCACCGCCATCGTAGAGCTCTCCGAGGGGGCTCGGGATATCATTCTTACTCGACCTCCATATGTTGTATGGCCTGGGGCCGTAGTTCTTGATGATGAGGCTGAGGACGCATTTGGGATCCCCCAGGTGGAGGAGCGGATAACGTTCGGTGCTCGGGCACAATGTAGCCAAGTTAGTACTCGGATGATAGAATTCCTTTATTAGATAAGGATTGATTCTCAAGACTCATTCTTTTGAGGATTAAATATCCTCCCATCTAGAAAATCGCTCAATACATGATTTATCTCTTTAACTCACCGTGAAACCAGCAACGAGGAATGCTCAGGGCGAACAAAATCATGGTCATTCCGATTCTCATACGAATGAGACAAGCACAGGAAGGGGAAGTGCAGACAAGGTGGGTCAGCGCCCACTAGGGTCTCAGTTGGAAAAGGTGAAGTGGAGGATCCGCATCACTAACGTTCGCTCCTCTCACTTTAATTGAATTCAATAGGACGGGAGTGACTCGGTAAGGCATCTTCCCGTGTCTTTTTCATTGCAAGGCAAAAAccatgctatcaaacatatgatgAATGACTGATATATTCTCCCAGCATTAACTAGTTGTTTAGTTTAATAACACCTGCATGGAAAAGTTCAGTCTCACTGTTTCGGCTTGGCATGTACGAGACGCTAGTTAGAAAAGTCAAAAGAAATAATGCTCCAATCTTCACATAAGAATTCAAGGAAATAAATCAAACTCAACAAGGATATCTACTGCAGATTACTTAGTTTTAACATAGCCTGATCATATCGCCCCTCAAAATGAGTAATCTCTTGAGCAAATGAACATCTATCAATCAAGTTTTAGAATTACAGAGAAAGCTGTGAGATAATATCTTGAATGTGTGGCAAATCAAAATTTGACTGGAAAAACTCCCTGAAGTCTATTTTTTCATTTTAGACAAAACAAAAAGATTTCCAAGTTACATATGAAAGAAACCAATATGGTAAGAAGCAAGTAATCACAAGGTTATTCTGGCGCCAAGCTCTTATAAAGCAAATAAACTGCAGCGACTTTTTTAGAAATTCTTGTAAGTTTAGTTGTTTGATACAGAAAGCTCTTTTTCTGTTGTAGACAGGATCACCTTCTTGGGCTGCATTTAGAACAAGATGAATCATTTCCTCCACAAATATGTGACTAAAAGGGTATAATGGGCAGCTACACTCACCGCAACCAACTCATTCTCATGCTTTGGTATGAACGCAGTGTCTACTTTTCCATTTCTAAAGTCCTGTTTTATAAAAATATGCATATGTGAGAACCCTTGTATTTGGTTATGTTGGACAAAATATGTTTCACTACACAATTCATAATTTTAGTACCTCAATATCAAGAATCAACTTATGGTACTCGATAGTGGTGGGTACTCctgttcagaaaaaaaaaaaaaaatcagttactAGAAACATATATGGCAAAGAAAAAATCCCATGAAACACAATAGTTGACATTTTTTCCTATTCTCATGCAAATATGCAATGCTGTCTAATCACGGTTTGTTTGGAACCCATTGTCCATGAAAAACATCTGTCATACTAGAAACATACATAAAAAGTAACACATTACTTAACAAGCTTTTCCTATTTCTCATGCAAATATGCAATGTCGGCTTACACTAAAGATTCTGTAACCATGGTTTGTTTGGAACCAATGGTCCATGAAAACAACTCTTATACCATATGAAAATAGATTTCAAAAGTTTGAACTCCAACTTTCACATCTTTggaaaaataagaaatgaaatccCATATGTTGTGGTGTTTATGGCATTCCCTTTGAGTTTTACTGCATGCAAGTCCAATGATCAGTGGTTTGTTGGTAAGAAAGTAATCTGCTATCGTGAGTTGGGAATTACAAATCTTACCTTTTTTTAGTGAATGCCAAAATTAACGTTTGCCACtccaaagaaaaagaataaggttttcttttgtttcaataggtaattaaaacaaaggtatatcaTCAAAATTTGCCTATTCCAAGCATATCATTTCATCATCTTATCAGTATGCTGTTGGATGTCAAGGAAATAACAGCTAGAAATGTAAATATAGATAACTAGAAAAGATTGGTGGAAAACATTTTTctcatttgaaataaaaaataaaatgtgaAACTAAATCATTCACAGACACAGGAAATTTGTTGTGTATTTTATATGACATATTGTAAAGATTGGTGTCCTCACATGATGAAAGGCAACAATTCAATGAGTTTATTGACTTTTTGATTCAGAGTGGTTCACCAACCTGTGATAATGGTGTCACTCAGGGCTCTTTTCATTCGTTCTATTGCTCTCTCCCTGGTTGGCGCCCAAACAATGAGCTGattcaaaaataaaccaaacagtAAGAACTTCGGGAAGATACAATATGAACAATCCTTGTAAAAATGAGAAAGGACCCAGGAGCCAAGTAAACATCACAACAGAACCAATGACTACAACcttaacaaaataattttaaaaaattaataacacCTTCCCAAGTAGGGAGTCGTAGCTTGGGGGAACCATGTAACCTGGGTAAACATGACTGTCCATTCTCACAAATGGTCCTCCAGATGGCAAGTATGATGTGATTTTCCCTACAATTTGCATGAGATCATTGAGAAACATTTTTTAGAATACAACAATTCAATGTAAACGGTTCAAATCTCAATAGTTCACAGTTTGGTTTTAACAAATAAAAGTAGGGTTTGAAACACTACTGGACTCCAGAAAAATTGAATGGAGTGCAGCTACAAGGTTGTGGCATGAGAAGGTGAAAAAATTGAAGAGCTTGTCGCAGACTATTACCATACTTCCTAAGTTCTACTTTCAATTTATTCACTGaagtttttaaaaacaaaattaagaATCAAGGAACAAGAGAGTACCAGGTCCAGGACGAAATCCTTTGAAAGCATCTTCTGCATTAATGCGGCACTCAATTGAATGCCCTCTAAGAACAATATCTTCCTGAGTATTAAGCATACTAAAAT contains:
- the LOC121994263 gene encoding biotin carboxylase 2, chloroplastic-like; this encodes MGDAAVAAAASIGYIGVGTVEFLLDERGSFYFMEMNTRIQVEHPVTEMISSTDLIEEQIRVALGERLTHKQEDIVLRGHSIECRINAEDAFKGFRPGPGKITSYLPSGGPFVRMDSHVYPGYMVPPSYDSLLGKLIVWAPTRERAIERMKRALSDTIITGVPTTIEYHKLILDIEDFRNGKVDTAFIPKHENELVAPKKVILSTTEKELSVSNN